From a single Buteo buteo chromosome 14, bButBut1.hap1.1, whole genome shotgun sequence genomic region:
- the ALG11 gene encoding GDP-Man:Man(3)GlcNAc(2)-PP-Dol alpha-1,2-mannosyltransferase, with translation MVAGGLSLCGLIRLLCSLLIPALFLSGVLCVCLVVLLWGVRLWIQQRKKQLTSAGKDGKRPLLVAFFHPYCNAGGGGERVLWCAIRTLQKKYRNVTCIVYTGDRGATGEEIVEGAFRRFNIKLTHPVKFVFLEKRYLVEASLYPHFTLLGQSLGSVFLGWEALLKCVPDIYIDSMGYAFTLPLFKYLGGCRVGCYVHYPTISTDMLSVVRNQDTRFNNAAFITSSPLFSKFKLAYYYFFAFMYGLVGSCSDVIMVNSSWTLNHILSLWRAGACTSIVYPPCDVQTFLDIPLEEEKSTREYSIVSISQFRPEKDHPLQIRAFAKLLKEKRLGQQPPLKLILIGGCRNQQDEERVNNLKRLCEELGVSNNVMFRINIPFEELKRHLAEATIGLHTMWNEHFGIGVVECMAAGTVILAHSSGGPKLDIVVPYEGHTTGFLAENEDNYAEMMAYILSLSPEKRLEIRENARRSVHRFSDQHFEETFLLSVEPLFK, from the exons ATTGCTGTGCTCATTGTTAATCCCTGCATTATTTCTAAGTGGAGTTTTGTGTGTCTGCTTGgtggtgctgctgtggggagtacGGCTCTGGatacaacaaaggaaaaaacagttgaCCTCAGCAGGAAAAGATGGGAAGCGGCCATTGCTGGTTGCCTTTTTTCACCCGTACTGCAATGCAGGTGGTGGAGGGGAGAGAGTCTTGTGGTGTGCCATAAGAACACTCCAGAAAAA GTACAGAAATGTAACATGCATTGTTTACACTGGTGATAGAGGTGCAACGGGAGAAGAAATAGTAGAAGGTGCTTTCAGAAGATTCAATATTAAATTAACTCATCCTGTGAAGTTTGTATTTCTAGAAAAACGCTACCTTGTGGAAGCTTCTCTTTACCCTCACTTCACTTTGCTGGGACAAAGTTTAGGATCAGTGTTTCTTGGCTGGGAAGCTCTTCTAAAGTGTGTTCCTGATATTTATATTGACTCAATGGGTTACGCCTTCACGCTTCCCctctttaaatatttaggaGGCTGTCGCGTTGGATGCTACGTCCATTATCCCACTATCAGCACCGATATGCTTTCTGTTGTTAGGAATCAGGATACCAGGTTTAACAATGCAGCCTTCATTACAAGCAGTCCTCTTTTCAGCAAATTTAAACTTGCCTACTACTACTTCTTTGCTTTCATGTACGGATTGGTTGGTTCCTGCAGTGACGTGATTATGGTTAATTCTTCTTGGACGCTAAATCACATCCTTTCCCTCTGGAGAGCTGGGGCTTGCACTAGCATTGTGTATCCCCCGTGCGATGTTCAGACCTTCCTGGATATCCcactggaagaggaaaagagcacCAGGGAATATTCTATTGTTTCCATTAGCCAGTTCAGGCCTGAAAAAGATCATCCTTTGCAAATCAGAGCCTTTGCTaaattgctgaaagagaagagacTGGGGCAGCAGCCACCACTGAAGCTTATCCTAATTGGAGGCTGTCGTAACCAGCAAGATGAAGAGCGTGTAAATAACCTGAAACGTCTTTGTGAAGAGCTGGGAGTTAGTAACAACGTGATGTTCAGAATAAACATTCCCTTTGAGGAGCTAAAGAGACACCTGGCTGAGGCCACCATCGGCCTGCATACGATGTGGAATGAGCACTTCGGGATCG GAGTAGTTGAATGTATGGCAGCTGGCACAGTTATCCTGGCTCACAGTTCTGGAGGCCCCAAATTAGATATTGTGGTACCCTACGAAGGACATACTACAGGCTTCCTGGCAGAAAACGAGGACAATTATGCTGAGATGATGGCTTATATCCTCTCTTTGTCTCCTGAAAAAAGGTTAGAGATCAGGGAAAATGCTCGTCGCTCTGTGCATAGGTTTTCTGACCAGCATTTTGAAGAGACATTCCTGTTATCTGTGGAgccattatttaaataa